A window of Gossypium raimondii isolate GPD5lz chromosome 7, ASM2569854v1, whole genome shotgun sequence genomic DNA:
accccttcaaagaggataaaaaatcacgtgcaaagataattttactataatggcaaaagaatgaagagtacaaaagatggagataaaactaaaccccgaaaacccgaaaaacaaagaaccctcaaaacgtaaacacaaaattctctgaatgtgttatgagttctaatctaatgggtgtatttactaaggttgtaaaagagcctatttataggctaaattcatatgtcaaataataataaaataatctaaactaatcagtgtttgactgaaacaaataaacaaagtttaactaaaagattatttctcaaatttgactgaaaatatgagtcatacttaacaaatctccaccttgactcatatttctacaacgtcatctttgccaaagcccgccacgagcctatcttgaactatgcagggaattaactgagtcgaatctgtgcttagaaactggaagacttctagccttcgacttgtacaccgccaaatcaaaactaacccggtcgattttcacgaacacggtttctaacttttcaaaacctgcatccaaaagagaacccctcttcaacgaaacggtcatacatttttccctcctatgaccaagttgcctccgctccaaacgatttgacttcgactctgtaacGAACGAGGGAtgtccgatttcaccggtcactatAGAACCTTCCAGATATAAAGACTGTcaattcttttaccttttaacaaaacgagagctccacgagatactttaatgccgcttgactcgatgttgattctgcatcctttcaagtctaaaatactcaaggagatgagattctttcgtaaatcaggtacatacctgacatctgagagtgtcctaattgtcctatcgtgtatcctaattttaacagtaccaataccaattaccttactagatgaatcgtttcccatgcgcacaactccaccttcaaccgaactgtatgtagagaaccattctctattgggacacatgtggaaagaacatcccgaatctaggatccactcggacgtgagcttggagttatcgctcgttgacactaacaagaaatcatcaccgctttcatcggccaaattagcatcaactacatcttcctcgttactctcagcagctcttttatttcgcagtttataacaatctgctttgacgtgacctaactttttacaatagcgacaccttttgtctcgtttctttgatgctaccaaaacggaagcttgcctatctgccttgctatccaaatgaagctcattgtcgagtttgtctctacttaacaaatgacccttcacatcttcgaacgagattttgtctctgccataaatcagggtctccctgaaagacttgtatgaagggggtaaagagcacaataatagcatagcttgatcttcatcatcaatatgaacctcaacgttctttaaatcatttaaaagagtaatgaattgactgatgtgatctctaagaagctcaccttcattcatgcgaaacgtaaatagacgttgtttcaacactaaacggttagccaaagacttagtcgcataaagagtttctaaccttttccacaaggcggatgatgtcttctccatcaatacctcctgcaataccgtattctcgaggcacaactggattgcagacaaggtcttttcatcaagctcttcccattctgttttatttagattctcaggctttttcccggtaacaacctttttcaaaccggattgaactaaaatttccatcatccgaacttgccacagattgaaatttgtctcaccatcgaacttctcaatttcaaatcttgttgttgccatatctgaatgggctgatctatgaaaattgaactagttctgataccacttgttaggaatcgtcccgattaagcaacaaacaagtaaaaatagcagaagaaattgagaagatgaatacacaaatttaacgtggaaaaatccctccaaaaaggataaaaaaccatgggcaaagataattttactataatggcaaaagaatgaagagtacaaaagatggagataaaactaaacctcgaaaacccgaaaaataaagaaccctcaaaacgtaaacacaaaattctctgaatatGTTATGaattctaatctaatgggtgtatttactaagattgtaaaagagcctatttataggctaaattcatatgtcaaataataataaaataatctaaaccaatcagtgtttgactgaaacaaataaacaaagtttaactaaaagattatttctcaaatttgactgaaaatatgAGTCATACTTAACACCAACAATTATTGCTTGTTTTGATTTTAGTAcaattttctcctttctttgatATAAGTTTGTTCTCTTTCTCCATCATTTCCAGCATCTTCTTAACTTTTGCTTGTTTTATGTATATGCTGTCACTAACAGCCCACCATGTTTTAGCCAAAAACTTAACGTACTCAGTCGCGGTGGTCACTGGTAAAATTATGGAGcctttaatttgtaaaataaaaaatggacaTGCGTTTTTGTTAGACCTATCTAAAGGCTTGCATGTAACGCTTCAACTATGCTCCCACTATCGACCAATATTCTCTTAGTGATCGTCGTGATCACCATCGGGTCATTACCAACCTTATGTAGAAATATGTCTTCATCCgcttcaataaaattaaagttgcCACTTATCATCTTGGTGAGGTCTCTTCATAACTAGGTTTCTTAGACGTGCCTTTCACTTGGTcttcattggtaccacaatcATATGTTTCACTCATCTCATAAGTTGCTTACCCTTAGTTTTGTTATGTCTATCACAACTTGATACAActtcacttttttcttttctttatatcCAGGGTTCTAAGCAACCTCGCCTAATAATTTCCTCAATAGCATCATTCCATGAGATGCAATACTCTATCTTATCACGTATATAACAAGTTCATCAACTACACTTGATTCAATTCTATGTTCCACTGTTAACGAAGTACCGACGGTGTACGAGGGGATTCCAAGCATGATTCGTTAATGAGAACAtagtatatttaaaaaaaaaaagtcatagGTAGTATCATAAAGGTCCCATAACTGGAAGATGGATTACATTTTGCTCTCTCTACtcaaaaaaatagtaaatttgtccttatacattaaatcaaagaacaaattgacccttctaataaaaatttcatatatttctaCTGCTAAAAATTGGTCTATGTACGTcagcatgaggtacacatgACACACCACGTGTAACTATCTAGTTATTCTGTTAACTATGCCAATTTGTAACAGTAGAAgtggatgaattttttaacaaaaatgaccaatttgctctttgatctaacttATAAGGgctaatttgtctatttttttagtcaaagaggtaaaatacaatttgactccTAATACAAGGACTTCTATAGTATTTTGACTCATAGGTAgctctcttaattttttttcttctttgaagtTATACTTCACATTTTAAGAGTTGTTTATGGATTAAGTAGATTGGAAATGTAGGTGAGAAATAAAGAGACTGTAGAAGATcgaaggagaaaaagaaaagggtgataTGGATTAATAGATTGACGAATTTGCGTCGGCAGGAGGATAAAGGAATGAAATGATTTGACTACAATAATTCGGCTGCTTTTAACTTAAAAGTCCGTTTATtggattgagtttgaaaaaagTTGAAGTTTGATTAAGCActtttttctaaatattgtatcttaaaaaaacatattatgacatatttaaAGGAGTTTGTAGAAACAATTGGAAGAAATGGAGACGAGCTTCTTCCATTTGAATCAAGTTTGAATCTTAGAGTCGACCGTATTAAgagaggaaaggaaaaagaaacattttgttaagattttaaaaattgtttaaatcaattCATTCCCCCATCCAGAActgaattttaatccaaaatctGTCCCACcaccgaacctgtttttctttatttagtaAAAGAAATTCTTGTGGTCTACCTACTAAGTTTGAAAGATTAGACCACATGTATTTAAAACCTTGAAATTGGATCAGAACTTGGAGTAACTGCTacaccaaaataacctaaacTGATATGAAtcaatccaaattttaaaaaaccatGCTGAAATAGTCTATGAATACTTGGATCTCCTTTAGCTTGCATcagaaatgaagaaaatgtcTTACAAAAGCAACCATGAAAGTTTCAATCAGGTAACTCCCTCATTTCTGTCTGATTTGCCAATTTCCTTACTTCATTAGAAGGTGCTACAGCTAAACTTAAGATACAAACCGTACGAAAGCCGACCATGGAAAATCTTTGTATCAACACAAGACTATGAGACAAGATGATCCATTGAGCCGTATTGTGTGCTTTTCTCTTCTCTCACAACTTATCTCAATGCAGTCAAATACAATCCATTCAATTGCATAGACCTCTACTTCTCATTGTAATTCAAATTTGATCCTTGAAACTTGGCCTCATCACTTGCCAGACAACCAAACCCGGATCAGATAAAAATGCACCTAAACTTAAAATGATGACTGTCTTCTTCGAGCAGCAATAGTTTTACTCTTTTGTTACAGTATTACATACTAATCAAACAAAACCGACATTTGTAAGTATCAGCTCTCAAGTAAAGAAGTCTGTCTATAAACAAACCGAAAGAAAAGTGAGACGACTACATTAAGCTGTTTTGAAGTGAAGATATACCCAGACATTAATCAagatttattctaaaataaaaacccaGATATTCAAAACTGTAAACTGTATATCATCATAAATAACCCAAACTCTCTATAAAGAAACTAGTCCTTCTTAGGAGGAACCTTGGACTCCAATTCCTTGGGCTTTGCCTTCTCCGCTGCCCTGAAAGACAACCAGCATAAAAATAACACGAGCAGTATAAACAAGTGGGAAGCATAATAGAGATGAGAATCAGTTTCCAGGTTAAGTGATTCATGGACAATCATATTGTTTGAAAAACTTACTCCCATAACTAGATTTAAGGATGATAGGTAATGTTCTTAGAACCACGCAGTTACATACTTGCTCGACAAATTTAATCATGAAAAGATAACAGGTATGTGCCAGTAAGTTAAGCTACGAGTTTCCATCCATGTGCACGTATAAACACTCGTATAAGCAGAACTTGGTCTTATGCAATTTAGTTCAGCATATCCAGAGATAAAATGTGCAGTGCATCTTAACTTTGAAAATACGAAGAAAACCCAAGTGAAACAAAAACAGAAGAAACTCAACAGCAGAGTTCTAAAGATATTATGAATTCCAAAGACCCCTCAGCCAATCTGGCAATATGATTACTGTTGAGGGGAGGACGGACTCACTCTTTGGAGAAGTCTTCAAAGTGCTCCCGACGGACTGCTCAATGGTGGAAGTATTCCCGGGGTGTCTATGCACAGTTTTATCCCCAAGTTTTGTCTAGCGACTCCGCAGAGAGCCCGAATGGGTTCGTGGAGTGGGAGCACCTCGCCCACCAAAGAAATGCAAGCATTTGACCTTGGCGGGTTTGAACCCATGCCCTCATATGGCATTAGTGGGTAAGAATGGTTCCACTCACATTTCATTGGTGAGCAAGGTGCTCTTACCCCGTGAACCCATTGGGGCTCTCCATAGAGTTGAGAGACAAAACCTGGGGATAAAACCAAGCATAGACACCCTGGACACAATACTCCACCATTGAGAGGTCTGTCGGCTCCTGAAGGACAACACTTCAAAACTTTTCCAAATAGCGAGTCCAACCTCCCTCAACAGGTACAATTCTAAGTGTTTCTTTCCCATGCTATATCATCTGCAACACACataaggagaaaaaaaaatcacagttaaaatatcatatcacttttatatcttattattttcctAGCAACATCAAGGATCTAATTCTTTATAAAGAGAAACCTTCAAATTGACTCACTTTTGGGAGCTTAAAAACCAATAATTCCAGAGACCCATAAATATTCTAATAAAAAGCTTCTTTCTTATAATCATCCAACATTCAACAGTACAAAACCCCATACTTCATACTGATTCCACAAGAAAACCTACTGTGAGCTTTAAAAAGAAgttaattgaaaaacaaaacaaataagtGGAGTCGAGATAACGCTTACTTGGAAGCAGCAGAAGATTCTTCTTCAAGCCAGTTCCTTATATGTTTAACGTTGCGCCTAAAGATCGCAGCCGATTGTTTAACGTCGCTTCGCAATAAAAGAACCACCGCGCTAACACCTGCTACTGTTAATATGAAGTTGGTTAATGCCATTTTCAAACTCAAACTTCGTTTTACAGCGAAAAAATTCGACTTTAACTTCGAAGACCAACAATGGAAGAGCTAGTTAAGTGAATTCAGTTGAAAGGGTTTTAAATTGGGGATTCCCCTTTTTCCTCTTACAATCAGGGATTCGAGTAAGGGGGCTCTATTAATCTTTTGAATCTCAGCccatattattactttattggGCTTTAAGCCTCTGTAGAATTTCAGATCCATTATGTTTActtgaaaatttctaaaaattcagtccctctatttcttgaatttaCAAATTTGGgtccaattattattatttatttctcaaGGTATCTACCGGAGCGAGCCAGTAACTTATCCTCCGCATTCTGTAAACTCATTAAGGGGTAGATGTTGGTCACAAGTTTTAAAGCTGCTCCATACATACTAAGGGTCAAATTATTAACACCATTAAAATCATTCTATTAATTTTGTTGGtgtaacaatttaaaattttaaaaagtactcATTTGGTAACcatgtaaacaataaaatgatgttgtaatggacatgaatttcataaaaaaaatgttaacaatattaacaattggacttacatttttaatcaaaaatGTAACGATTAAgttcctaaaataaaaagtaagaaatataaatttcaaatgtatagAGTATAAGAATAGGACAAAATAACTTGAAtgttatattcaattttatctaaaattattcaaaataatataaatattacattaataagattaaaattataaaataaataaattttataaaatataataatatcaaacaACGTAATTATATTCAAGactcaatttttattaacataGCAAATAGTTTTACAATATAAATTAAGCATTTCTAAATTCTGCACTAGAAATTTTGTATCCaaatcacttttaatttttaatttatcaaacaacattTTTCTTAGGTAACttttaatccaatttttttatcctttcctattgtaagaatattaacttttttttatgtaatcACAGATAATGTTACGGTGAGAATTAAGTGATTAcaagtttttaatgtttttcggTCTTAATTAATGGttgtaaatttttgaaatctcaattttaaaatatatcctTTCATTGGATTCATCGAAGTGCTATTTAGTCGCTCATCAACTCACTCGAGTAGTCTTCTGATGTCTTTCCTCCTTATTTATTAGGTTCTTGTACGAGTACAAAGAGAGATCTTAAGATTGGGCGTATCAACCTTAAAAAAGAGTTGCAAAAACAGGATAATTATCTTCTTCTTCAGAAAAATAActcattttcattatatttccattccaatttaatcttttctagTTGAATCCTCAGAAAAGTTGAAAGCTGATATATGCACGGTGCTCACCTTATCTGCCATCTACTACACTACATTATTTGAATGGTAATTCAACCAGATTGAAGGGAGTCCGAAAATAGGTATAAGATATTGGTGATAATATTAGATATGGCGAGTCAAGGTGATATTGGCACGGCTCAATCAGACTAAACGCCTCAGCCACCGAGAGATTTGATCTGACTGAACCGTGCCaacataaaaatctcaactCAATATCAAGCAGATGAACCACAAATACACAGTCCCGCCATTGaagcagaaaataaaaatgaagccATATATCAGAAAGTGGTATattactataataaaatatagaatggTTAGGATTTCCAAACCTTAACTTTACATAGGAAAAGAGTACTGAGCTGTTTGCAAAGAGaaagtataattttttcttctattaCACCTAATTTGCTAAAAGGACCCTCATCGTTTATCAAAGCATGCATCATCATTGCTGATGATCTTGGTAAATTAGGAAACAAAAGCTATTAACCTTGCAAGTTTCAGGCAGAAATTTAGCTTCTCTTTTCGATATAATCAACCATATTTTCTGTTCCAAGATCTCTAGTTTTACTGATACAGGAAATCTAAGCATGGCCAAGAAAGAGAACTTAGCTGCTTTTTCTTTGCCATATAATGATATGAAAAAGCCATTTGTTTCACCAATCGTCACAGAATCTAACCTAACTAATTTATCTATCtcattttttggatttttcactaaaaattaaattgaaataatttgtaaATGTCCTCATATATGAAAATATCAGCCATTCAAGGGCCTGCTCTACAACCTGCATCATCCGTAAGGCCCCTTGGGCAATGTTCCGGATTTGTCGTAAACGTTCCGTTGGGGGCCCTTGAAATTCCATGCAATTGTCCGAATCGAGTTTCGCCCATTCCATTCCCCTTGCGCTAGAAATTTGTACGCATCCGACATCGAGAATTAACCGGTTTTAGACCATTTCCATATACAAACGTCAAGGCCAGCAAGATTATTCAGTAGCTGATCCGCTAAGAGCTGCCACTTCCAATTACCCCTTTCATCAATCCTATCGTTCACTAACCCATCATTTTCTACTTGTGAGTGACCACGACCAGTGATCCTTTGAAGGGCCTAAATCAGCCACCCATGAGTCCAGCCAGAATCTTTATTACCATCTCCAATTCACCATTTTGTACTTTCTCGTAGAAGACCCTATACCTTGGCTAATGATTTTCGCACAACTTAGGTTGTGTTCATTGGCTCTGCCCACAATCAATGGGTTAAAACTGTAGAGTTTAATATGATTCTGGTAAAGTTTCGTTCTTGCATTTGAACACTCCATTCTGTTAAAGGAGTCTTAGGGGCAAAAAATTAATGTGCAATTCTTGCTTGATCACAAAAGTTGGCAAAATCACCATTTTCAAATTCGTTACCATGATCACTTCTAATTCTCAATACTTGATGAGACCTTGATGTTGCTCAACATTTCTACTTTGTCTAAACAATTTTTAGCATCTAGGCCTAGTATAACCTGGGATTCCACAATGATTATATATtggcctctttttttttttttcccttcttctcTATTTCGGGAGGTGCAGCGGTCTACTTCGCTTTGGTAAGGGCAGTGGTTGAGGAAGAAGCTTTTCCAGTATGACCCAAACCTCTATGAATTTGTCTGCAGCAAGAATGTAACTTTTTTTTGGCTTACGAAAGCATCCATCGGAGCTAGTCCCTCTGTGCTCTCTAAGCAAGAATGTAATTTTAAGTACCAATATTTCAAGTTTCTCACTTCTTGACCCTAAAATCTTTAATATGTTCTATGAAGGTAATTTTAAGAACCGATTTGATATATATGCTCTATGAATGTTGTTAAAATTAAGTGACTCaaatctttatttaaataaaatacattagtaaaataaaataaaagtaaaatccatataaaactacacttcttttattttattttagaataaagttttttaaaccttattaagcTCCATCTATTTTATATTggttagaataaggtgtttcaatcttactacactcctattagaatatggttttacaagcctataaatacaCATAGTCTACTCTTCTTGTAattcattcgaattcgacatagtgaattatcttctacTCTTCCTGTGATTTTTTTCTCGAAAAaatttccacgtaaaatctgtgtgttctttatttttctctctttttctttacgatacattgtcattaccgacgttctatttttttaaattggtatcagagctttcgagttgttcatctcaatcatgATAATAACGTCTTTGAAGTGTGAAATTTTGTTGTTGGATCACAACACCAGATtcgcgttgtggcagataaagatgtaggcagttcttgcacagataGACTTAGAGGAAGCTctgctaggggtagataagatgccttcaacattgaaTGAGGAAGATAAGAAGCGTAGGGATTGAAAgacgttaacacagttacatctgaatttgtctaacaaaattttgcaggatgtgatgaaggaaaaGACAGCCACTGGATTGTGGAAGAGGTTGgaataaatatgtatgtcgaaaactctaactagcaagctgcatatgaagcagcgtctttatgctcatcgtttggaggaaagTGCATTTGTGCatgaacacttaacagtgtctaaaaaaattctctcaaacttggaggccatggaagTGGTGTTATTGACTAAAGTTTTCAATGATCTAGAGGTGGTGTGACCAATTACCAAGTGTTGTTATTGACTAAAGCTGCCAACTCATCATAGACGACATCTCTCCATGCAAGAATATTCATGGCTTCATGAATGTTGTTCGGCTCAGTAGTACTTACTGCAGCAATATAAATTTTTGGCTTATAAATACCAGCATTACTCCTGGTCACCATATGATGAGCATTACGAGTAGCAAGAGCCAAAACTAAAGACGTACCTTGACAGTTAGAACCAACTACCTGATTATCAGAACCAACAGAATGAGAACTACCAGGATCACTTGAGTTTGCACCGAAACTAACTGTAGAAGAAGATGCAACGGGTgacaatgaaataaaaggaacaCTCATCCCACTAAAATGTTAAGACTCAGCAGGAGGCAAAAAAATGGAAGAGTAGTGACTGAACATGAACTTTCTTTTTGTTCAGAGGAAGATTGTACTCTTATAAAAGGGAAAACCATTTCATTAAACTTCATATGTCTTGGAATGAAAATACAACCAccctaatcaaaacatttatacCCTTTATAATTTGGTGCATACCCAAGAAACGTGCAAGGAGTAGATCGAAATTGTAACTTGTGTTGATTGTAGGGTCGAGTCAGTGGATAGCATAAGTAGCCAAATACTCTAAGCCATTGATAATCAGGTTGATGTCCAAGCAAACGTTTCACTGGAGAACTCCCATCTAACCCCTTAGTAGGAAGCAGATTTATAAGGTGTACTACAGAGTAGAATGCATCAGACCAAAATGAAAGAAGAAGTTATGCTTGTTCAAGCAACACCAAACCAGTTTCCATAATCTGTCGATGGTGTCTTTCTACTAGACCATTCTACTCAAATGTGTGT
This region includes:
- the LOC105769788 gene encoding uncharacterized protein LOC105769788, whose protein sequence is MALTNFILTVAGVSAVVLLLRSDVKQSAAIFRRNVKHIRNWLEEESSAASKAAEKAKPKELESKVPPKKD